A stretch of Rhizobium sp. TH2 DNA encodes these proteins:
- a CDS encoding DoxX family protein — protein sequence MTTIEQIQTLSTTPGKAAKITGWVLSGLLIAFLIFDGAIKLVPLQVVLDTSAQLGIPNDVTSARILGVLTLLCAALYAIPRTSILGAILMTGYLGGAMATHFNAGSPLFSHLLFGFYLGLFAWGGLWFRDPAVRRMIPFRM from the coding sequence ATGACCACGATCGAACAGATTCAAACCCTCAGTACAACACCCGGCAAGGCCGCCAAGATCACCGGCTGGGTGCTGAGCGGATTGCTCATCGCATTCTTGATCTTCGATGGCGCCATCAAGCTCGTGCCGTTGCAGGTGGTGCTCGATACTTCAGCCCAGCTCGGCATACCCAATGACGTGACCTCAGCACGTATCCTCGGCGTTCTGACCTTGCTCTGCGCGGCTCTATACGCGATCCCGCGGACCTCGATCCTCGGCGCGATCCTGATGACCGGCTATCTCGGCGGCGCGATGGCCACGCACTTCAACGCCGGCAGCCCGCTGTTCAGCCATTTGCTGTTCGGGTTTTATCTCGGACTGTTCGCTTGGGGCGGGCTGTGGTTCCGCGATCCAGCGGTGAGAAGGATGATACCGTTCAGGATGTGA
- a CDS encoding type II toxin-antitoxin system Phd/YefM family antitoxin codes for METVSSTTFHRKTRSLLAAAADGPVIITTRGHETHVLMTAADYEKLGGRPWPHEASKKPES; via the coding sequence ATGGAGACTGTCAGCAGCACGACGTTTCACCGTAAGACTCGCAGCCTGCTTGCCGCAGCCGCCGATGGTCCTGTGATTATTACGACAAGAGGTCACGAGACCCACGTGCTGATGACGGCCGCAGACTATGAGAAGCTTGGCGGCCGGCCTTGGCCACACGAAGCTTCAAAGAAGCCCGAATCCTAA
- a CDS encoding LysE family translocator — MSIEHWLAFCAASAILLAIPGPTVLLVISYALGHGRKMAFATVAGAALGDFTTMTASMLGLGALLAASATIFTVLKWIGAAYLVYLGIKLWRAPVAEPSGGEDTAASPREKPLRIFAHAYLVTALNPKSIIFFVAFLPQFLDASGSVPLQLAIFEATFLVLAITNTSLYALLAAMARTQIRKPRIQRIVNRTGGSLMIGAGVLAAGWKRVVA, encoded by the coding sequence ATGTCTATCGAACACTGGCTCGCATTCTGTGCTGCGTCCGCCATCCTGCTCGCCATCCCCGGCCCCACCGTCCTTCTTGTCATATCCTACGCGCTCGGCCACGGACGAAAAATGGCTTTCGCCACCGTCGCGGGCGCGGCGCTCGGCGATTTTACGACAATGACGGCCTCGATGCTGGGTCTCGGCGCGCTGCTCGCGGCATCCGCAACGATCTTCACGGTGCTCAAATGGATCGGTGCGGCCTATCTCGTCTATCTCGGCATCAAGCTCTGGCGCGCGCCGGTGGCCGAGCCGTCCGGCGGTGAAGACACGGCGGCCAGCCCCAGGGAAAAACCGCTTCGCATATTCGCGCATGCTTATCTCGTCACCGCGCTCAACCCGAAGAGTATCATCTTCTTCGTGGCCTTCCTTCCGCAGTTCCTGGATGCGTCGGGATCGGTGCCCCTGCAACTCGCCATCTTCGAGGCGACGTTCCTGGTTCTGGCAATCACCAATACCAGCCTCTACGCGCTGCTCGCGGCAATGGCACGCACCCAGATCCGCAAACCAAGGATTCAACGCATCGTCAACCGCACTGGCGGTTCGCTGATGATCGGGGCAGGGGTACTGGCCGCGGGGTGGAAGCGGGTGGTGGCTTAG
- a CDS encoding LLM class flavin-dependent oxidoreductase, whose product MELGLYTFADVNPEAASGDRGRDAAQRVKNLLEEIELADQVGLDVFGLGEHHRPDYMASAPAVILAAAAARTKNIKLTSAVTVLSSDDPVRVYQQYATLDLISNGRAEVMAGRGSFIESFPLFGYNLDDYDQLFSEKLELLLAIRDEEKVTWSGETRAPIDGRGVYPRSLQEKLPVWIAVGGTPASVARAGYLGLPLALAIIGGEPARFAPLFDLYREAAKKGGHDPATLQTSINVHGFIADTTEAALDQFYGPSTSVMNRIGRERGWGPSSRAQFDQSASSRGALFIGDPERVAEKIVAQHKNFGNTRFLLQMAIGLMPHDQIMRGIELYGTKVAPLVRQMLAETKVDAMAK is encoded by the coding sequence ATGGAACTTGGCCTTTATACCTTCGCCGACGTCAATCCTGAAGCCGCCAGCGGCGATCGCGGCCGGGATGCGGCGCAACGGGTGAAGAACCTGCTCGAAGAGATCGAACTCGCCGATCAGGTCGGGCTCGATGTCTTCGGCCTCGGCGAACATCACAGGCCGGATTACATGGCGTCTGCACCTGCCGTCATCCTCGCCGCCGCGGCTGCGCGCACCAAAAACATCAAACTAACCAGCGCGGTGACTGTGTTGAGTTCGGATGATCCGGTGCGGGTCTACCAGCAATATGCGACGCTCGACCTGATCTCAAATGGCCGCGCCGAGGTGATGGCCGGCCGTGGCTCCTTCATCGAGAGCTTTCCGCTGTTCGGTTATAATCTGGACGACTACGATCAGTTGTTTTCGGAGAAGCTGGAACTGCTGCTGGCCATCCGCGATGAGGAGAAGGTGACATGGTCGGGCGAGACACGTGCCCCGATCGACGGCCGAGGTGTCTATCCGCGCTCGTTGCAGGAAAAGCTGCCGGTCTGGATCGCCGTCGGCGGCACGCCTGCCTCCGTGGCCCGCGCGGGCTATCTCGGCCTGCCCCTGGCGCTTGCCATCATCGGCGGCGAGCCGGCGCGCTTTGCGCCGCTCTTCGATCTCTATCGTGAGGCGGCGAAGAAGGGCGGCCATGATCCCGCCACCCTGCAGACCTCGATCAATGTTCATGGCTTCATAGCCGATACGACCGAGGCGGCACTTGACCAGTTCTACGGTCCCTCGACCTCGGTGATGAACCGCATCGGCCGCGAGCGTGGCTGGGGGCCATCGAGCCGGGCGCAATTCGACCAGTCGGCCTCATCCCGGGGCGCGCTCTTCATCGGCGATCCTGAGCGGGTAGCGGAAAAGATCGTCGCGCAGCACAAGAATTTCGGCAATACGCGCTTCCTGCTGCAAATGGCGATCGGCCTGATGCCGCACGACCAGATCATGCGCGGCATCGAGCTCTACGGCACCAAGGTCGCGCCGCTGGTGCGGCAGATGTTGGCCGAGACCAAAGTTGACGCTATGGCCAAATAA
- the map gene encoding type I methionyl aminopeptidase: protein MVVSNDTELQALKEIGRICATTLNRMAAAMEPGMTTRELDQIGRKLLEDAGALSAPETCYQFPGATCISVNEEVAHGIPGDRVLQPGDLVNIDVSAVKDGYFSDTGASFVIPPAKGKAEKLCRDGKRALWVGLNQVKTGRPYAKIGEAIGAFAAKNRYTLIENLASHGVGRSLHEEPTELSTWPDATEKRIIEDGQVFTIEPFLSLGAHWAEGGKDPWTLLAEPKALTVQYEHTIVATRNGPLVLTLAD, encoded by the coding sequence ATGGTTGTCTCCAACGATACCGAACTTCAGGCACTGAAGGAAATCGGACGCATCTGCGCGACGACGCTCAACCGGATGGCGGCGGCGATGGAACCCGGCATGACCACCCGCGAGCTCGACCAGATCGGCCGCAAGCTGCTGGAAGACGCCGGCGCGCTATCGGCGCCCGAGACCTGCTACCAGTTTCCGGGCGCCACCTGCATCAGCGTCAACGAGGAAGTCGCCCATGGCATTCCGGGTGATCGTGTGCTGCAGCCGGGCGATCTCGTTAATATCGACGTCTCGGCAGTCAAGGATGGCTATTTCAGCGATACTGGCGCATCCTTCGTCATCCCGCCCGCCAAGGGCAAGGCCGAAAAGCTCTGCCGTGACGGCAAACGGGCGCTCTGGGTGGGGCTCAACCAGGTTAAGACTGGACGGCCCTACGCCAAGATCGGCGAAGCCATAGGCGCATTCGCCGCCAAGAACCGCTACACGCTGATTGAAAACCTCGCCAGCCACGGCGTCGGCCGCTCGCTGCACGAGGAGCCGACCGAGCTTTCCACGTGGCCGGATGCGACCGAGAAGCGGATCATCGAGGACGGGCAGGTCTTCACCATCGAACCCTTCCTGTCGCTCGGCGCGCATTGGGCCGAAGGCGGCAAGGATCCGTGGACGCTGCTCGCCGAACCCAAGGCGCTGACGGTGCAATACGAGCACACGATCGTCGCGACACGGAATGGGCCGCTGGTGCTGACGCTGGCGGACTAA
- the sbmA gene encoding peptide antibiotic transporter SbmA, whose protein sequence is MLRGGCGASEERVRLFHSFYPKPKLLLLTMIFWLAVSLFVWFTVGSSIANVLGMSASAVAQPVVGIGYFFTSANLFFYCYFLFFLISFCLFWHFYAGDHPWKLWSIWGSGFVVFFSYFSVDISVAITYWRGPHYDLLVKAVSKPNVMQVTQWEIYSSALIFFELASVYIIFAVFYAFFISHYLFRWRNAMTDFYYSYWERVRTIEGASQRIQEDANRFATTMEDLGTSAIQSFMTLIVYLPLLTVLSAKVKELPIIGEVPYPLVVAAIFWSVFGTLLMIVAGIKLPGLEFQKQRVEAAFRKELVYGEDDPARAQPATIKEFFGNVRKNSFRMYWHYMYFNFFRFLYLQTDSIFPTLIMVPSLSAAVISFGAFQQIRDAFQNVTNSFQYLVNSWPTMIELISIYKRLQAFERTMNDEPLPAMDREFIEAGEQEQF, encoded by the coding sequence GTGCTTCGCGGAGGGTGCGGGGCTTCAGAGGAGCGTGTACGCTTGTTTCATTCTTTCTATCCGAAGCCAAAACTTCTCCTCTTGACCATGATCTTCTGGCTGGCAGTCAGTCTCTTTGTCTGGTTCACCGTCGGGTCCTCGATAGCAAACGTCTTGGGGATGTCCGCATCCGCTGTCGCGCAGCCCGTCGTCGGCATCGGCTACTTTTTCACAAGCGCCAACCTATTCTTCTATTGCTACTTTCTCTTCTTCCTGATCTCGTTCTGCCTTTTCTGGCATTTCTATGCCGGCGATCATCCCTGGAAGCTCTGGTCTATCTGGGGCTCGGGCTTTGTCGTGTTCTTCAGCTATTTCTCGGTGGATATCAGCGTCGCGATAACCTATTGGCGCGGCCCACACTACGACTTGCTGGTCAAAGCGGTATCCAAACCCAACGTTATGCAGGTGACGCAATGGGAGATCTACTCGAGCGCACTGATATTCTTCGAACTTGCGAGCGTGTACATCATCTTCGCCGTGTTCTACGCCTTCTTCATCAGCCACTATCTGTTCCGCTGGCGCAATGCGATGACGGATTTTTATTACTCGTATTGGGAGCGAGTCCGGACTATCGAAGGTGCGTCACAGCGTATCCAGGAAGACGCAAACCGCTTCGCGACAACGATGGAAGACCTCGGGACAAGCGCGATCCAGTCTTTCATGACGTTGATCGTCTATCTTCCCCTGCTCACGGTTCTTTCGGCAAAAGTCAAAGAACTTCCCATTATCGGCGAAGTGCCCTATCCGCTCGTCGTGGCCGCAATTTTCTGGTCGGTGTTCGGTACGCTTCTTATGATCGTGGCCGGTATCAAACTGCCCGGACTGGAATTCCAGAAGCAGCGTGTTGAAGCGGCATTTCGTAAAGAACTTGTCTATGGTGAAGACGATCCGGCGCGTGCCCAACCGGCGACCATAAAGGAATTCTTTGGCAACGTCCGAAAGAACAGCTTCCGCATGTACTGGCACTACATGTATTTCAACTTCTTCCGCTTTCTTTACCTGCAGACAGACTCGATTTTCCCAACACTAATCATGGTACCCTCGCTCAGCGCAGCCGTCATTTCCTTCGGTGCCTTCCAACAGATCAGGGATGCCTTCCAGAATGTGACGAACTCATTCCAGTATCTCGTCAATTCGTGGCCGACCATGATCGAGCTTATTTCTATCTATAAACGCCTCCAGGCGTTCGAAAGAACGATGAATGATGAGCCTCTACCCGCAATGGATCGCGAATTCATCGAAGCCGGCGAGCAAGAACAGTTCTGA
- a CDS encoding polysaccharide deacetylase, with protein sequence MRLFLSVSLALLSAAHSFAETQEKPRQLVIISFDGAHDNKLWDRSRKLAKKTGAHFTYFLSCTYLVNPKDRHAYRAPHQKPGRSNTGWAQSVPEIQQRLGNIWQAHLDGHDIGSHACGHFDGKAWTKAEWKQEFADFDKALLGAWKNNDFAEFEPKEWADFVENDIKGFRAPYLSTGPGLIPALKAKGFTYDASSISKGPADVEKTSGITRFALPRIPEGPEGRLVIGMDYNLYVRHSAGLNSPGRAKQFEARTLDAFRRAFNEQYDGRRVPLQLGFHFVEMNGGAYWDALDTFLTETCGKPEVACMNYAQAMELMKGKKADGSAF encoded by the coding sequence ATGCGCCTTTTCCTGTCCGTTTCGCTCGCCCTGCTTTCGGCCGCACATTCATTCGCAGAGACACAGGAAAAACCCAGGCAGTTGGTGATCATCTCCTTCGATGGTGCCCACGACAACAAGCTCTGGGATCGTTCGCGCAAGCTCGCGAAGAAGACCGGCGCGCATTTCACGTATTTTCTATCCTGCACATATCTGGTCAATCCGAAAGATCGGCACGCCTATCGCGCGCCACACCAGAAACCGGGTCGCTCCAATACCGGCTGGGCACAGAGCGTGCCGGAGATCCAGCAACGGCTGGGCAATATCTGGCAGGCGCATCTCGACGGACACGACATCGGCTCGCATGCCTGCGGCCATTTCGACGGCAAGGCCTGGACGAAGGCCGAGTGGAAACAGGAATTCGCCGATTTCGACAAGGCGTTGCTCGGAGCATGGAAGAACAACGACTTCGCCGAGTTCGAGCCCAAGGAATGGGCGGATTTCGTCGAAAACGACATCAAGGGTTTTCGCGCGCCCTATCTCTCCACCGGTCCGGGGCTGATACCTGCGCTGAAGGCCAAGGGCTTTACCTATGATGCGAGTTCGATCTCGAAGGGACCGGCTGATGTCGAGAAAACCTCCGGCATCACCCGCTTCGCGCTGCCGCGCATTCCCGAAGGCCCCGAGGGCCGGCTGGTGATCGGCATGGACTACAACCTCTATGTCAGGCATTCCGCTGGCCTGAACTCACCCGGCCGCGCAAAGCAATTCGAGGCGCGGACGTTGGATGCCTTCCGCCGTGCCTTCAACGAACAGTATGACGGCCGCCGCGTGCCCCTGCAACTCGGCTTTCATTTCGTCGAGATGAACGGCGGCGCCTATTGGGATGCGCTCGACACGTTTCTCACCGAGACCTGCGGCAAGCCCGAGGTCGCCTGCATGAACTACGCGCAGGCGATGGAGTTGATGAAGGGCAAGAAGGCGGATGGGTCGGCGTTTTGA
- a CDS encoding alpha-glucosidase family protein codes for MSAKKTTVSTDKDWWRGAVIYQIYPRSFQDSTGDGSGDLNGITGRLEHAASLGVDAIWLSPFFKSPMADMGYDVSDYCDVDPIFGTLGDFDALVDKAHRLGLKVIIDQVISHTSDQHPWFKESRTSRDNPKADWYVWADPKPDGTAPNNWLSIFGGPGWEWDGVRRQYYMHNFLTSQPDLNFHNPEVQDAVLDTVKFWLERGVDGFRLDTVNFYFHDKHLRDNPPLDGSLKGGTADAPDTNPYGMQHHLYDKTQPENVAFLKRLRSLLDKYEARATVGEVGDGYRSLSTVAAYTTGNDKLNMCYTFDLLSPNFTADHIRNCVTAVETQCVDGWICWAFSNHDVMRHASRFTAEGDDPARIAKLALTVLSTLRGSICLYQGEELGLFEADLAFEDLRDPYGIRFWPAFKGRDGCRTPMVWDAGMPFAGFSTVKPWLPVPPAHAAVAIDRQDKQAGSVLSHYRQMLKLRKAHGALVDGDIAFLATNQDLLAFTRTKGEDTFLFVFNLTREPVQFAVPSGLDGISAFAVPGFNPDFDGKVVSLAGMDAFCGKL; via the coding sequence ATGAGCGCCAAGAAGACCACCGTCTCGACTGATAAGGATTGGTGGCGCGGCGCCGTAATCTATCAAATCTATCCCAGGTCCTTCCAGGACTCGACCGGCGACGGCAGTGGTGACCTGAATGGCATCACGGGTCGGCTGGAGCATGCCGCTTCGCTCGGTGTCGATGCGATCTGGCTGTCGCCCTTCTTCAAGTCGCCGATGGCCGATATGGGCTATGACGTGTCGGACTATTGCGATGTCGATCCGATATTCGGCACGCTTGGCGATTTCGATGCGCTGGTCGACAAGGCGCACAGGCTCGGCCTGAAGGTGATCATCGACCAGGTCATCTCGCACACATCGGACCAGCACCCGTGGTTCAAGGAAAGCCGCACCAGCCGCGACAATCCCAAGGCCGACTGGTATGTCTGGGCGGACCCGAAGCCGGATGGCACGGCGCCTAACAACTGGCTCTCGATCTTCGGCGGGCCGGGATGGGAGTGGGATGGCGTGCGTCGGCAATATTACATGCACAACTTCCTGACCTCGCAGCCGGATCTCAATTTCCACAATCCCGAGGTTCAGGACGCGGTGCTGGACACGGTGAAATTCTGGCTTGAGCGCGGCGTCGACGGCTTCCGTCTCGACACGGTGAATTTCTATTTCCACGACAAGCACCTGCGGGACAACCCGCCGCTCGACGGCAGCCTGAAGGGTGGCACCGCCGATGCGCCGGACACCAACCCCTACGGCATGCAGCACCACCTCTATGACAAGACCCAGCCGGAGAATGTCGCGTTCCTGAAGCGCCTCCGGTCACTGCTCGACAAATACGAAGCCCGCGCGACCGTCGGCGAGGTGGGCGACGGCTACCGCTCGCTCTCCACCGTCGCGGCCTATACGACCGGCAACGACAAGCTCAACATGTGCTACACGTTCGACCTCCTGTCGCCGAACTTCACCGCCGACCATATCCGCAACTGCGTCACGGCGGTGGAAACCCAGTGCGTCGACGGATGGATCTGCTGGGCCTTCTCCAACCATGACGTGATGCGGCATGCGAGCCGTTTCACGGCGGAGGGCGATGATCCGGCCCGCATCGCCAAGCTGGCGCTTACCGTGCTTTCGACATTGCGCGGCTCGATCTGCCTCTACCAGGGCGAGGAACTGGGCCTGTTTGAGGCCGACCTCGCCTTCGAGGATCTGCGGGATCCCTACGGCATCCGCTTCTGGCCGGCGTTCAAGGGGCGCGACGGATGCCGCACGCCGATGGTCTGGGATGCCGGCATGCCGTTTGCCGGCTTTTCGACCGTCAAGCCCTGGCTGCCGGTGCCGCCAGCCCATGCCGCGGTCGCCATCGACAGGCAGGACAAGCAAGCCGGATCGGTGCTCTCGCACTATCGGCAGATGCTGAAGCTGAGAAAGGCGCATGGCGCGCTGGTCGATGGCGACATCGCATTCCTGGCGACCAACCAGGACCTGCTCGCGTTCACCCGGACGAAAGGCGAGGACACGTTCCTCTTCGTCTTCAACCTGACGCGCGAGCCGGTGCAATTTGCCGTTCCATCCGGCCTCGATGGGATCTCCGCCTTTGCCGTTCCGGGCTTCAATCCGGATTTCGACGGCAAGGTGGTGAGCCTCGCGGGCATGGACGCATTCTGCGGGAAACTTTAG
- a CDS encoding sugar kinase encodes MPRFLSIGECMIELASLGGDMMRKGFAGDTFNTAWYARAFLPESWSIEYFTALGDDRASGEILEFMASAGVETSRIRRLPGKAPGLYMIHLDRGERSFSYWRSVSAARQLADDREALRAAIDAADVIYFSGITLAILTPEARKTLLELTQAARDGGKTVAFDPNIRPRLWTDKQEMLSSISAAAATASIVLPGFDDEAAHFGDGSVEKTIERYHGLGVASVVVKDGAKGATISGQGTITHIPAHPPAAVIDTTSAGDSFNGGYLARLAAGDSPSDAARFAARVASAVIGQPGALISREKLGL; translated from the coding sequence ATGCCCAGATTCCTGTCGATCGGCGAATGCATGATCGAACTCGCAAGCCTCGGCGGCGACATGATGCGAAAAGGGTTCGCGGGCGACACGTTCAACACCGCCTGGTATGCCCGCGCGTTTCTTCCCGAGAGCTGGAGCATTGAATATTTCACCGCGCTCGGCGACGACCGTGCCTCGGGCGAAATACTGGAATTTATGGCATCGGCCGGCGTCGAGACCAGCCGCATCCGCCGCCTGCCGGGCAAGGCACCCGGCCTCTACATGATCCATCTCGACCGGGGCGAGCGCAGCTTCAGCTACTGGCGCAGCGTCTCGGCCGCCCGGCAACTGGCGGATGACAGGGAAGCGCTGCGAGCAGCGATCGATGCGGCTGATGTGATCTATTTCTCCGGCATCACGCTGGCGATCCTGACACCGGAAGCACGCAAGACGCTGCTGGAACTGACGCAGGCTGCGCGTGACGGCGGCAAGACAGTTGCATTCGACCCCAACATCCGGCCGCGCCTGTGGACGGACAAACAGGAAATGCTGTCATCGATATCCGCCGCGGCCGCGACGGCGTCGATCGTGCTCCCTGGCTTCGATGACGAGGCCGCTCATTTCGGCGACGGTTCTGTCGAAAAGACGATCGAGCGCTACCACGGACTCGGGGTCGCCAGCGTCGTCGTCAAGGATGGTGCCAAGGGTGCCACAATCTCCGGACAGGGAACCATTACCCACATCCCCGCCCATCCACCCGCTGCGGTCATCGATACGACATCCGCCGGCGACAGCTTCAATGGTGGCTATCTCGCGCGACTCGCGGCGGGTGACAGCCCATCGGACGCCGCCCGGTTCGCGGCCCGCGTGGCATCGGCGGTGATCGGCCAGCCCGGCGCGCTGATATCGAGGGAAAAGCTGGGCCTTTGA
- a CDS encoding glycosyltransferase family 1 protein — translation MARITVVTDAWHPQVNGVVRSLENTIEEMRRMGHEIMLVTPDKFRNIPLPSYPEIRIALTRYKTVAAAIDRFQPSFVHIATEGPLGFYARRWCLSHKMPFSTSYHTRFPEYVSARLPLPQSLLYSMVRWFHNAGNVCMVATQSLETELSGRGFRNLMRWTRGIDPTLYAPRPLEEKPFGLTRPIFMQVGRVSVEKNIPAFLELDLPGSKIVIGDGPDREKLERLHPDTLFVGSKFGKELAEAYAQADVFVFPSKTDTFGNVILEALACGVPVAAYPVTGPADILGGHPEAGALDEDLRTACLRALTASRPAARTLAESFTWEAATRQFLTNVMRANGITLPAE, via the coding sequence ATGGCGAGAATCACTGTAGTCACGGATGCCTGGCATCCTCAGGTGAATGGCGTCGTCCGGTCGCTTGAAAATACGATCGAGGAAATGCGCCGCATGGGCCACGAGATCATGCTCGTGACGCCGGACAAGTTCCGCAACATTCCCCTGCCCTCCTATCCCGAGATACGTATCGCGCTGACACGTTACAAAACGGTCGCTGCGGCGATCGATCGCTTCCAGCCGTCCTTCGTGCATATCGCCACGGAAGGACCGCTCGGCTTCTACGCCCGCCGTTGGTGCCTGTCGCACAAGATGCCGTTCTCGACCAGCTATCACACGCGCTTTCCGGAATATGTCTCGGCGCGCTTGCCGCTGCCGCAGAGCCTGCTCTATTCGATGGTCCGCTGGTTCCACAATGCCGGCAATGTCTGCATGGTGGCGACGCAAAGCCTGGAAACCGAGCTCTCGGGTCGCGGCTTCCGCAACCTCATGCGCTGGACACGCGGCATCGATCCCACGCTTTATGCGCCCAGGCCGCTCGAGGAAAAGCCGTTCGGGCTGACCCGCCCGATCTTCATGCAGGTGGGCCGCGTCTCGGTGGAAAAGAACATTCCCGCCTTCCTCGAACTCGACCTGCCGGGCTCCAAGATCGTCATCGGCGACGGCCCTGACCGCGAAAAGCTCGAAAGGCTCCATCCGGACACGCTGTTCGTCGGCTCCAAATTCGGCAAGGAACTGGCCGAAGCCTATGCCCAGGCGGATGTTTTCGTCTTTCCATCCAAGACCGATACATTCGGCAATGTCATTCTTGAAGCGCTCGCCTGCGGCGTGCCGGTCGCGGCCTATCCGGTCACCGGCCCCGCCGATATCCTCGGCGGCCATCCGGAAGCCGGCGCGCTGGACGAGGACCTGCGCACGGCCTGCCTTCGCGCCCTGACGGCGTCACGGCCGGCCGCACGCACGCTTGCCGAGAGCTTCACCTGGGAGGCGGCGACACGCCAGTTCCTCACCAATGTGATGCGGGCGAACGGGATCACGCTGCCGGCTGAGTGA
- a CDS encoding type II toxin-antitoxin system Phd/YefM family antitoxin, with translation MLEAKTNLSKLVDAVESGNENEVIIARNGKPAAKLVAISTETEPRQPLGFMDGKFPPMSLEDLNASNEEIERAFYGDDD, from the coding sequence ATGCTTGAAGCAAAGACAAATCTTTCCAAACTCGTCGATGCGGTTGAAAGCGGCAACGAGAATGAGGTGATCATCGCCCGTAACGGGAAACCGGCGGCGAAACTGGTGGCCATATCGACCGAAACCGAGCCCCGCCAGCCCTTGGGGTTCATGGACGGCAAGTTCCCGCCGATGTCGCTGGAAGATCTCAACGCTTCAAATGAAGAGATCGAGCGCGCATTTTACGGGGACGACGATTGA
- a CDS encoding type II toxin-antitoxin system VapC family toxin, whose translation MRLLLDTHAAIWAVAQSSLLPAHIKETINRSSSEVFVSSVTIFEIATKHKLKRSDSPPFSGNDAIGYFRALKFQLLPVTPQHAATVDILEQHHRDPFDRLLIAQAIAEPMYLISNDAMIALYDCPRIPWQ comes from the coding sequence TTGAGGCTGTTGCTCGACACACACGCAGCAATATGGGCAGTTGCCCAATCTTCCCTGTTGCCCGCCCATATCAAGGAAACGATCAACCGATCTTCTTCGGAAGTGTTCGTGTCGTCAGTCACGATCTTCGAAATCGCGACCAAGCATAAGCTGAAAAGGAGCGATTCACCGCCCTTCAGCGGCAATGACGCTATCGGTTATTTCAGAGCTCTAAAGTTTCAACTCCTACCCGTTACGCCCCAACACGCGGCAACGGTGGACATTCTCGAGCAGCATCACCGCGATCCATTCGACCGTCTGCTTATCGCGCAGGCCATCGCGGAGCCGATGTATCTCATCTCGAACGATGCGATGATCGCGCTTTACGACTGCCCGCGCATCCCTTGGCAGTGA